From Arachis hypogaea cultivar Tifrunner chromosome 3, arahy.Tifrunner.gnm2.J5K5, whole genome shotgun sequence:
TCAAAAAGTTAGTCATAAGAAGCTGGAGAGTTGCTTGATTCCACTTCTCAATCATGCTTCAGAATCAGGAAGTGTTGTGGACTTGCAAGACATGTTTCAGAGGTTAACCTTTGACAGCATATGCTCCATTGTGTTGGGATTCGATCCTAAATGCCTTCCCAACAATCCCACTGAATTCCAAGAGGTTGCTTTTGAGAAAGCTTTCAACAAAATGGAAGATACAATCTTCTACAGACACATTGTCCCAAGGTGTTTGTGGAAGCTACAAAAACGACTCCGAATTGGACAAGAGAAGAACTCCAATGAATCCCAACAAATTGTTGACCAATTCTTGCACCAATGTATATCATCAAGAAATGAAGAGCAAAGCGGAGTCAATTGCGCGAAAGATGATGAATCAAACTTTGATATGCTAAAAGCTCTTGTGGAGGAACGAGGAATCGGACAAATAAACGACAAGTTTCTAAAAGACACGGCGATTAATCTCCTTGCAGCAGGCAGGGACACAATTAGTGCATGTCTTAGTTGGTTCTTTTGGCTTGTTTCAACTCATCCTTTTGTTGAAGCTAAGATCCTTGAAGAAATCAAAGAAAAGTTGAGAACCAATGATGAGAATTGGCTTGCTTCAGGGGTGGAAGATCTTAACAAGCTAGTTTACCTGCATGGAGCTCTATGTGAAACTCTCAGACTCTTCCCTCCAGTGCCATTTGAGCACAAATGTGCCATCAAATCTGATATACTTCCAAGTGGAGATTGTGTTAGTCCAAATACTATGATCTATTACTCTCTGTACTCAATGGGAAGAATGGAACAAACATGGGGaaaagattgcttggaattcaaGCCAGAAAGGTGGGTTTCGGAAAAAGGAATCAATATACACATACCATCATACAAATTCATAGCTTTTAATGCAGGCCCAAGAAGTTGTTTGGGAAAAAGTATAAGCTTCATTCAGATGAAGATCATTGCCATTGCTTTGCTGTGGAACTTTCAGTTTCAGGTGGTAGAAGGCCATAATGTTTGTCCAAGTGTTTCTGTTGTCCTTCACATGAAACATGGCTTGAAGGTCAATGTTACTAAAAGAAGCATTTGATGGATGGAAATGGAAGCATGCATGGGGCTTCATATGATTTATTTGTCTTATTGTTTTCATTTGTGATTGCTATTAACTTCTTTGATAAATTATGCattgtttgatttatttatttatttgtttttaagtttAACCGTGTGATTTCTTATCTTGAAATATAGTTAAAGACATAATAATAAACTCTATCTTTCTTTGTGAAGATGTTATTCTaatgttttcttctactttttttttaaataatgaataaataaataaataaataaatatttttaactatgaaagatataaatttattttatacccATCAAATCAAAGACTATAGTAGTTACACAAAACTACATAACAAACTACTCGTTTTAAGTAGTTCGTTTTATATTTCAAACGAATTCAATCTTCAAATTAATTTACAAATTTCATTATTAAATATGTCATCATTCAAATTTTTTCGGttagaaataataatttatttaaggaTTTAATTAACTTGTACgctaagaatatattttaaaatataataataaaaaaattataatacttTTTGATATAACTGCTAGAACTTGAGAATGGGGTTGAATCAAGTTAGCTCATAATAGAACTTATTAGGTTCTGTTTTTGCGGAAGTTAAATATGCAGGAAATTTTTTCGTTTTGTATCATACTCAGatagaaacaaagaagaaaaaaagagatagAGGCCAGCATGTATCTTGGTTCGATTTCCAAGGTGTTTATGAAATCTACAATCACCAATACTAATGAATTATAATCTAATTCATCTAGTATCTACCACTAAACTTTCTTCACCAAAGCTCAACTTCCCAAGTATTGTCCCAACTTGGAAGGAAAACTCAAACAGATTCAACACACCACCAACACCAAGTGCTCTCCCAACTTGGCAAGGAGAACTAATCCTAGTTCACTGAAACCAAATTACATAGAAATAATTCATCTGACTTTTTCATGCATCTCTCTAACCTTTTCTCTcatgactttttttttgttttactcaCATGATTAGCCTTTTTTTCAATTACAGAAAGATGACATTAGATATAtataacaatgaaaataaaaaatgaagcacaagtagaagaaaaagaattcagcTCAAGTATGTTGAGATGATGCTCTTGAattttgctctttttttcttGTTCTCCAATAATGAAGTGAGGCCAGATTTATAGATGCATATTGATCTACCAATTCTTCTTCATTGCCTCTTTCTATTTCTTATACCATCTGCCTGTTAAAACTATTTCCATTGGCATGCAATGTTTTTTTCATTCTACTTCATTAACTCAGCTTGTTAAGGAGTTGTTCCACCACCTCTGCTCTTTGTAAAATTTTTTCACTATTTCTGTTGTTCTTGTATTGCTTTGTTGCTTTTGTCTGTTTCATTTTGCTCTTTCTTTTCTCTATGTTGATCCTCTTATATTTTTGTAGTAGTGATATTGTCcttgtgttttgttttttttagagTCCCAACTATCCTCGTTATATTGTTAATgtccttttgtttcaaaaatgAAGACAAATGTTCTTTTATCACTTTACAAATGAAGAACTTTTTCTTTTGCATTTTTGATGAACGGTGCTTGTGAAAGGCATTGGGTTATGCATTGAATTGAAGCATGAAAGGAATACTTAGATAATATTGTTTGGCTGAGAAATGAATAATAGGCCTCCATcactaaaatacatattaaatcaTAATTGAACTTTTAATCCAATAAATATTTGTCATCATAATTTGTTTATCAAAGTTAATCTTAACTCAACACTTTTGATGTATTCAAATATTCAATACATTAAAAACGTAAAAAAATTAATGGGTTAATGTTCAAATTCGTCTCTAAAAGATCACGTGATCTTCATTTTCGTccccaaataatttttttaatcaaattagtccctgaaagataaacTGTAAGTCAAATTAGTtcttccgtcagttggatgatgacgtgtcacgttaagtgccacgtggcatgatgaCGTAACACGTCACGTGgcaggtcagtgacacgtggcatgccagtGTCACTTGACAcgtaaaaaagttttttattagtcaaaatagtccttgaaagtccaAACGTAAGTCATTTTtatccctcaaattttaaaaattagtcaaactagttcttatataattttttttattttttttcataatattaaatttgaaatattttttgatactactaattttaatagaaatgtaattgacaaacaaaacattagtaattgtattttttcttcttaaaaatttttcaataaaattatctctctcctttaattcttctcaaaatctctcttattcttttctattctaaaatctttttcCTTACATTATTgcattttgctggaatatatatatatatactcaaaattaaaatgtatgtatttattaacctaaacaaagttatatgctcaaaatcaaaatttatgtatgttaacctaaacaaagttataccactattttttttctactacatctttttttttcattacggtattatttacatataggatgtaatggtagtgatacttagagtcaaaatttaagaagatccacaaattttgcttcaattcctATATAAACAGGTAGTGataaaccaaattttcaattattgagttttactatataaattaaataataataaaaattataattttaaaaattttaaaagatttaaaatttaaaataattattatattatttagtaaaatttaaaatattaaatttttaaatatataatcaacaataatttgataaactcatttaaataaaaaaaatccacataaaaaattacaatttgaaaatgtaaaattttaaaatacaaatgacaaaataactttataaaaatttaattatttttattattttatgtaaagagaattttgtttattaaggtttaaaaaataatattaaaattagtagtataaaaaattattataaatttaatatttaaaaaaattatataaggattagtttgactaatttttaaaatttgagggatgaaaatgatTTACGTCTAAACTTTCAAGAACTATTTTGACTAATAAAAACtgttttacatgtcaagtgacacgtgacaTGCCACGTGTTACTGACCTGCCACGTGGCatttaacgtgacacgtcatcatccaacttaCGGAAAGACTAATTTGACTTATAATTGATCTTTCAGGggctaatttgattaaaaaaattattcgggGACGAAAATGAAGATCACGTGATctttcaagaatgaatttgagcattatttttataaaatattttcttttataatatgTTCAATTTATACCTTAGGGCACAAATGAGCAAAATTGCAAAACCCTTTTAATACAAGTTTTCgacatttaacattttaaaattgtccGTAAAACACTTAttgactaaataataataataataataataataataataataataataattagagaaGCGAATGGCGAAATGATCGAGCTGAAAGGTTAACTACATTTAAGTTAAGTTGTAAAATATATGAAGCTATGACCCTTgcctttatttattaatttcactAATGAATCGGTGGTTCAAAAGCCTTTTTGACCCTCCAAGTAATGAAAGAGTCGAGGTCCTTGGTTATTAATAATTAGGGAAATGCTAAGGGACAATGATtttgttgaacaatatgaacaattactaattaaataaaaatacattacacTTCTAAATTaatcatctaaattttaatattaaaataaccatccgtacactaatgaaatgaacatccgatatatctattgtttatattatttaatattttcattgtctacctatacttttcctaataattaaaatagagaaaatccagggatcaatattttgattaaaatttgattaacatttaatcagtaaaaaaaaatgaatattttcacattattaaataaaattttataccattaaaaataccaataataactaattaatgactACAAATAACAAAATTTGTTGACTTCCTAGTACTCCTCTAATAATTATATGGATTCATAGATGTATGtgtacaaaaattgaaaaatatcaacaacttattatattagttaattattagaagaaaaaaaaaatcatctgcCCTCTAAAATTTCTACGGTTATATATATCTGAATTCAAATCACATaacccaaagaaaaaaaaaagaaaaagaatgaaaggagagagaatgggaaggttGCCGATTTTGGCAGTGTTAACAAGTTTTGTAAACATACTTCCATTATGTTTGTTGGCTCAAAACTCTCCACAAGACTATCTTAAACTTCACAATGCTGCACGTGCTATAGTTGGAGTTGAACCTTTAGTATGGGACTCTGAGTTAGAATCATATGCTAACAAATTTTTGAGTAGGCATACTGTAGACTGTTTGAGGGTGGAACAGATTCAGTATACTCTCTATGGCCGGAACTTTGCATCATATGATTCCTCATTTGAAAACTTTTCCGGTGCAGATGCCGTGGCATCATGGGTGGAACAGAGACAAAACTATGACTACAAATCCAACTCTTGTATTGATGGTACCCCTACATGTCTTACCTACATTCAGGTTGTTTCCAAGGCATCTACTCATTTAGGGTGTGCTAGAGTCAAGTGCATCAATGGAGACACTCTGGTTGGCTGTTACTATCACCCTGCTCCTATTGCAGGTCAACGCCCCTACTGATTAATTAGTATTTACCAAATAATCCAAATTAAACTCAAAGATTAATACTCCAAATTGATTtggtaatttaaatttattattaagacTATGTGTCCAACTAAATtcttttaaagactaatttgGAGTGTTAATCTAATGTAATAtggatataatatatataagtttGTTGCACTTGTACTGCGGTTGTTGGTCTTGCAGTTTTTTATGGTTATTTTGGTTTACAGTTATATGGTTGTGTATGTTTGTTAAGCCTTGTGTTCTATTTCTATATATGCTGGTATGCTTTTTCATGTAATAATtagaagagtttaattttgatatatagtcGTGCAATCACGtctttttttagataaattattcacgtaattaatataaaaaatagttatttttattaatataatattatataattagatgtATATGTAAAATTACACTtataatgtaaaaaaattaaatactaataaaaaaagtCTTGAATTACTACTAATACTAATAATTTCATGGCGGTGACATATACGCTCCACAATCAATATATAATTATTGCGTCAATTTACGATGAAAAGTAGTacaaaacatatatatacatgcGTCAAGTTCATAAACTAGTAAAAACGGTAAAAAGACGGCAAAAAGAAACCACTTAAGATTTAAGAATGTTTGGTAATTGGTATGGGGTTTGGTGATAGGTGATGATTGTTGAAATGGTTTTGGTGTGACTTATGAAAGTTAGTTTAAGTTATATAAAatggttatatttttaatatgtttttttattttttttatttgtgtaaattttgtatcaatattgtttttatttgtcttatgatatttttatcttttgagaTTTAACAAGGTTCGAAGAACTAGACTTTTTTATCATAGaagatttaatattatattataatattattttttcaaaaattaaaattaataaaaaaagacacAGAAAGTAGTAATTGTGGTTAAAATGTTGATGGTTATTATGTTATAGTTTTGAAATACCATACAAGTATTATTTGAAATTAATATCTGCTTATTTGTTCTCAGATTTCGTATTTTATAAATATggaataatttatattttgaataCTTTTGGGAGGTTCTCAATACAAGAAAAATATAGAGTATCGTTAAATTTACTGTCGGAAAATAAGTTGTTACCATCAGATTTACCGTCAAAAGGAATCGTACGTTATAAATCTCGCCGGTAAATATTTACCATCGGATTCTACGACGGATTACCTGCACGAAAACTATTTGGTTATCGGCGAATTTTTTCGGTAGTAATATTGGCGCCACAATTAATTGTTTCCTGCACTATTACCGTCGAATTATTCCATTagtaaattcgacggtaatgtcaatttttttttttaaattgtgaacTAATTAAATGgtcaattttagttttttatttaagtttatttttcaCACAACTAATggtcaatttataaataatagaaacctattatttacaaataaattatcaaatgttcaaataaattaaaagtcaagtaaattaaataaatacaatgaaacaataaaacaaagcacTAAATAGCAGGGAcggaactaaaattttttttttagggccaacatgaaaaatataagttaagaagagaaaaaaattaaaaattaaatagaggtcaaactaaaaaaattaaagatttatacatataaattattaatttgagaGGGATCATTGTCCCCTTTTCTTCTAACGTGGCTCTGCTACTGCTAAATACTAAAGATGTAAGTACTCGTCTTCATCGTCGTTCTTGTAGCTATGATGAGATGGcgtataataattttttagttagaaataataatttatttaaagatTTAACTAACTTGTACGCTAAAAACACATTTTAAaatataacaatagaaaatttCTAATACTTTTGATGTATGCTGCCTTCTTGATCCTTTGGTTAAGTAATACACTTTCTCAAGTAAGCTGAACCCCAACTATGTTATAATTGAACGAATAAAAATCTTGCTAACGAgaatcttaaaaatatttaatactaaagatatttaaaataaaaatttaatagataataatatgatatattaatcatataaattattttatattgttgTCCAATTATGttcattcttttaatttaaataattattcatatatacgctaattgtaaaatataattatttttgctgATATAACGATACGTAatttatattgattatttttgtaTAA
This genomic window contains:
- the LOC112771929 gene encoding pathogenesis-related protein 1B, whose translation is MGRLPILAVLTSFVNILPLCLLAQNSPQDYLKLHNAARAIVGVEPLVWDSELESYANKFLSRHTVDCLRVEQIQYTLYGRNFASYDSSFENFSGADAVASWVEQRQNYDYKSNSCIDGTPTCLTYIQVVSKASTHLGCARVKCINGDTLVGCYYHPAPIAGQRPY
- the LOC112789038 gene encoding alkane hydroxylase MAH1, giving the protein MLPGILCNLPNIHDHLTSVLKHHGGTFKFRGPWLTNINFVLTSDPMNVHHITSKNFGNYGKGSEFHEIFEILGDGIFNSDSHKWKYNRDILQLLFRQNVFKNVVQKVSHKKLESCLIPLLNHASESGSVVDLQDMFQRLTFDSICSIVLGFDPKCLPNNPTEFQEVAFEKAFNKMEDTIFYRHIVPRCLWKLQKRLRIGQEKNSNESQQIVDQFLHQCISSRNEEQSGVNCAKDDESNFDMLKALVEERGIGQINDKFLKDTAINLLAAGRDTISACLSWFFWLVSTHPFVEAKILEEIKEKLRTNDENWLASGVEDLNKLVYLHGALCETLRLFPPVPFEHKCAIKSDILPSGDCVSPNTMIYYSLYSMGRMEQTWGKDCLEFKPERWVSEKGINIHIPSYKFIAFNAGPRSCLGKSISFIQMKIIAIALLWNFQFQVVEGHNVCPSVSVVLHMKHGLKVNVTKRSI